Genomic window (Vampirovibrionales bacterium):
TCTGGCTGACAAAGGGTATGATTCGGATGCTTTGGCAGACTCAATCTCAGAAATTGGAGTGCAGCGTGTGATTCCGCCCACAAAAACCGGAAAGAACAAAGAGAATACGATACCCATCTCTACAAAGAGCGCAACCAAATTGAGCGTCTGTTCAACAAGCTTAAAAACTTTCGACGTGTCGCTACCCGCTATGACAAGCTGGATATAGCCTTTTTGAGCTTTATTCACCTAGCCGCTATCTACCTCTGGCTAAAATGAATGTCGACACTGCCTAGCTTTACCAATTTTTCATAGAATCCACGCGGTCTTGAGTCCGGCGGCGGTTATAGAGCATCGTGGTCAAAATGCTCTTATGTCCGCAAGCCTCCTGAACATCCTGGGGATTCCGTCCCATCGTGAGGTTGTAGGTCACAAAGCGGCTTCTCAGGGCGTGAGGATAGGCATAGACTCCGGCTTTTTTGGCTATCCGGGCTATCCGCTGATACAAGCCATCCCGTCGCATCGGATTTTCATATTTGTCTAAAAATACGAAATCATACTTCACCTTGGGACGTTCCTTATCCAGGTAGCTCCGAATGGCAAGCGCCGTGTCATCGTTAAAGCCCAGGCTCCGAGCTTCATCATACTTGGCTTCGCCGACCCAAATCTCCTGCTTCTCCAGATCCACGTCTTCCAGTTTCAGTTTGCAACACTCACTGGCTCGGATGCCGGTGTTGGCCATCAGCATAATCATGGCCCGTTCCTGGAGGGTCTTGGTAGCGGCGATCAGTTTGGGCAAGTCCTCTTCAGATACCACATGCTGCTTGGGGTTCGGATTGGGCTTTGGGGCAAAGTTCTTGTCCAAAGCCTTTTCGAGGAATTCCTTGTCCAAAGCCTCTTCCATTACCAGATACTTGGCAAAGGACACGAAGGAACGGTACAAGCCCCGCCGCCGTTCCGGGAGATCCGCCGGGCATTCGGCCAGTTCGCTCTTGACCCGGCTAAAGGTCAGAAGCTTGTACTTGGCCAGGTACTTCTTGATATAGGACTCATACGAGTTCAGAGTATTCTCAGCGTAGGCCCGCCGTCCCAACAGACCAGCCTTGGCTGCCTTACGCCAGCCTGCCACGTAGGGAGTATGGTCTTGAATCCCTATCTGTTTTTTTTCGCAGCCTCATCTCTTCCAGGGCGGCTTGCCCTTGAAGGTAGACCTCGACGGCTTGCTGATGGATCTGATAGGTGATGATCCCGTTATACACCCTGGGTGTGGCCATCAGCTTTCCGCTCTTGCACCACTCTAAAACGGTTTTCCTGGTTTTACCCAGGACTTGAGAAACCTCGGAAACGGTCAAAAATGCCCCCGAAAAACTACTCACTTTGTACTCACTTTTGGAGTTTTTCGGGTCTTTTTTGTCATACGTCATATATAATCTCCTTCTGTATTCTAACAGCGGAGATCGTTATGGCGCTTGGTTTTTAGGCGATCCTACCTTATTGATTGTTACAATAATAACATGGCTGATAAGGGTGAGGTCCGGTGTTCGAGTCACCGCAGGCCCACCATTTTCTCACAACGATTCTTCAAAAAGTATAGCCAAAAGAATCGACCAAAAAAATCACCAACTACTCAGTTGGCACTCACTTTTAAAACCCTTAAAAGCTCCTCATTGAGGGGCTTTTACCGTTTATGAGATGATGTTTTATACTCTGTACCCTTGATGATAAAATCATGACCTTACGCAGTTGTTTTTGGCCCTAATTCATCTTCTGGCCGGTAGGAGCTTTACAAATGACAATGGAGGCAGAGCTAAAGGGGCTTCTTCCTATCTATGAAGAGGCCGTCAAGAAAGACCCCTACTTGCCGATTATTGAAGCCATTACCAATGCCTTTGACTCGATTATCAAGGCAAACCCAAGCAATAAGACCGTTAGGGTTTCGTTTGTCACGAATCAAAGCTCTTTGCTTGTCGGACAGGTGGCCCAACAAATAGATGAGATTGTTATTGAGG
Coding sequences:
- a CDS encoding tyrosine-type recombinase/integrase, whose product is MAGWRKAAKAGLLGRRAYAENTLNSYESYIKKYLAKYKLLTFSRVKSELAECPADLPERRRGLYRSFVSFAKYLVMEEALDKEFLEKALDKNFAPKPNPNPKQHVVSEEDLPKLIAATKTLQERAMIMLMANTGIRASECCKLKLEDVDLEKQEIWVGEAKYDEARSLGFNDDTALAIRSYLDKERPKVKYDFVFLDKYENPMRRDGLYQRIARIAKKAGVYAYPHALRSRFVTYNLTMGRNPQDVQEACGHKSILTTMLYNRRRTQDRVDSMKNW
- a CDS encoding helix-turn-helix domain-containing protein; the encoded protein is MTYDKKDPKNSKSEYKVSSFSGAFLTVSEVSQVLGKTRKTVLEWCKSGKLMATPRVYNGIITYQIHQQAVEVYLQGQAALEEMRLRKKTDRDSRPYSLRGRLA